The following coding sequences are from one Nymphaea colorata isolate Beijing-Zhang1983 unplaced genomic scaffold, ASM883128v2 scaffold0133, whole genome shotgun sequence window:
- the LOC126409347 gene encoding NAD(P)H-quinone oxidoreductase chain 4, chloroplastic-like — MSDFYWLTIIVVLPISAGSLIALFPHRGNKVVRWYTICICLFELLLTTYVFCYHFKLDDPLIQLEEDFNWINIFDFHWRLGIDGLSIGPILLTGFITTLATSAAWPVTRNSRLFHFLMLAMYSGQIGSFSSRDLLLFFIMWELELIPVYLLLSMWGGKKRLYSATKFILYTAGGSIFLLMGVLGMGLYGSNEPTLNFETLANQSYPVALEIIFYLGFLIAYAVKSPIIPLHTWLPDTHGEAHYSTCMLLAGILLKMGAYGLVRVNMELLPHAHSIFSPWLMIVGTIQIIYAALTSLGQRNLKKRIAYSSVSHMGFIIIGISSITDAGLNGAILQIISHGFIGAALFFLAGTSYDRIRLRYLNEMGGIAILMPRIFTMFSSFSMASLALPGMSGFVAEFVIFLGIITSPKYLVMSKILITFVMAIGMILTPIYSLSMSRQMFYGYRLFNVPKSHFVDSGPREIFILMCILLPIIGIGIYPDFVLSLSVDKVETILSNYFHG, encoded by the coding sequence ATGAGTGATTTTTATTGGTTAACAATCATTGTTGTTTTGCCCATATCCGCGGGTTCCTTAATTGCTCTTTTCCCTCATAGAGGAAATAAGGTAGTTCGATGGTATACTATCTGTATCTGCTTATTTGAACTCCTTCTAACGACCTACGTATTCTGTTATCATTTTAAATTGGACGATCCATTAATCCAATTGGAAGAAGACTTTAACtggataaatatttttgattttcacTGGAGACTCGGAATCGACGGACTTTCTATAGGACCCATTTTATTGACAGGATTTATCACTACTTTAGCTACTTCAGCGGCTTGGCCAGTTACCCGAAATTCGCGATTGTTCCATTTCCTGATGTTAGCAATGTACAGTGGTCAAATAGGATCATTTTCTTCTCGAGACctcttactttttttcatcatgtggGAATTAGAATTAATTCCTGTTTACCTACTTTTATCCATGTGGGGAGGAAAGAAACGTCTGTACTCAGCTACAAAGTTCATTTTGTACACTGCAGGaggttccatttttctcttaatgggAGTTCTAGGTATGGGTTTATATGGTTCCAATGAACcaacattaaattttgaaacattagcTAATCAATCGTATCCCGTGGCAttggaaataatattttatttgggttTCCTTATTGCTTATGCTGTCAAATCACCGATCATACCTTTACATACATGGTTGCCAGATACCCATGGAGAGGCGCATTACAGTACATGTATGCTTCTAGCTGGAATCTTATTAAAAATGGGAGCATACGGGTTGGTTCGGGTCAATATGGAATTATTACCCCACGCCCATTCCATATTTTCTCCTTGGTTGATGATAGTAGGGACTATTCAAATAATCTATGCAGCTTTAACTTCTCTTGGTCAACgcaatttaaaaaagagaatagcCTATTCTTCCGTATCTCATATGGGTTTCATAATAATAGGAATTAGTTCTATAACCGATGCGGGACTCAATGGAGCTATTTTACAAATCATCTCTCATGGATTTATTGGTGCTGCACTTTTTTTCCTGGCAGGAACAAGTTATGATAGAATACGTCTTCGTTATCTTAACGAAATGGGGGGAATAGCTATACTAATGCCAAGAATCTTTACGATGTTCAGTAGCTTCTCAATGGCTTCTCTCGCATTACCAGGAATGAGTGGTTTTGTTGCagaatttgtgatatttttgggaATAATTACTAGCCCAAAATACCTTGTAATGTCAAAAATACTAATTACTTTTGTAATGGCAATTGGAATGATATTAACTCCTATTTATTCATTATCTATGTCACGCCAGATGTTCTATGGATACAGGTTATTCAATGTTCCCAAGTCTCACTTTGTGGATTCTGGACCACgagaaatctttattttgatgtGTATCCTTTTACCTATAATAGGTATTGGTATTTATCCAGATTTCGTTCTTTCACTATCAGTTGACAAGGTAGAAACTATTCTATCTAATTACTTTCATGGgtag